From a region of the Streptacidiphilus albus JL83 genome:
- a CDS encoding CPBP family intramembrane glutamic endopeptidase, with amino-acid sequence MTTIETAPAPPVLTRRLLGRETLIVLGLSLGASALYAYISFIGSLTAPKALNTQTANLNGSLAPGRPWLDLSLQLFNIGTALVPVLLVGYLLVREGSSIRALGFDLTRPGWDLSRALLVAAAIGGSGLALYLGAQASGVNLTVVPSSLPDVWWRIPVLILSATQNAVVEEVIVVGYLLRRLEQLGWSWPASVAASALLRGSYHLYQGVGGFFGNVVMGLVFCLLYRRWRRVAPLATAHALIDTVAFVGYVLLAGHVSWLPT; translated from the coding sequence GTGACCACCATCGAAACCGCCCCGGCCCCGCCGGTCCTCACCCGACGGCTGCTCGGCCGCGAGACGCTGATCGTGCTCGGACTGTCCCTCGGGGCCAGCGCGCTGTACGCCTACATCAGCTTCATCGGCTCGCTGACCGCGCCGAAGGCGCTGAACACGCAGACCGCCAACCTCAACGGCTCGCTCGCGCCCGGCCGCCCCTGGCTCGACCTCAGTCTGCAGCTGTTCAACATCGGCACCGCACTGGTCCCGGTGCTCCTGGTCGGCTACCTGCTGGTGCGCGAGGGCTCCTCGATAAGGGCGCTGGGCTTCGACCTGACCCGGCCCGGCTGGGACCTCTCCCGGGCGCTGCTGGTCGCCGCCGCGATCGGCGGCTCCGGCCTCGCGCTCTACCTGGGCGCGCAGGCCTCCGGCGTCAACCTCACGGTCGTGCCCAGCTCGCTGCCGGACGTCTGGTGGCGGATCCCGGTGCTGATCCTCTCCGCCACCCAGAACGCGGTGGTGGAGGAGGTGATCGTGGTCGGCTACCTGCTGCGCCGGTTGGAGCAGCTGGGCTGGTCCTGGCCGGCCTCGGTGGCCGCCAGCGCGCTGCTGCGCGGTTCGTACCACCTCTACCAGGGCGTCGGCGGGTTCTTCGGCAACGTGGTGATGGGCCTGGTCTTCTGCCTGCTGTACCGGCGGTGGCGCCGGGTCGCCCCGCTCGCCACCGCGCACGCACTGATCGACACGGTCGCCTTCGTCGGCTACGTGCTGCTCGCCGGACACGTCAGCTGGCTGCCGACGTGA
- a CDS encoding glutamate--cysteine ligase family protein, protein MGEKVVASQADLADRQLYRRKLRQCLEALEQMLTERRFDRPRARLGLEIELNLADESGRPVMINEQVLDSIASDDFQSELGRFNIEVNIAPHRLGGRVFEELREEIDTGLRYADRKAAEVGARIVPVGILPTLAGDHAVLDNISSGDRYQLLNERILAARGEDIMLDIEGVERLQVDTVSIVAEAACTSLQLHLQVTPDRFASVWNAAQALAGPQVAVGANSPFLFGRELWRETRPVLFEQACDTRSAELKAQGVRPITWFGERWIDSVLELFAENGRYFPSLLPICDDEDPLKVLASGGIPLLREMRLHNGTIYRWNRPVYDVAEGVPHLRVENRALPAGPTVVDTLANAAFYYGLVRALADQARPVWSRLPFELAAENFRLAARYGLDAEQWWPRAGRFGSRGPGVRGGGGVTRVPVRELVLEELLPLARHGLDAWGVDPFDRDRYLGIIEQRCVRNMNGAAWQSAEFHHGRDRLGLDRTPALAAMTRRYMELVRTGEPVHSWPVG, encoded by the coding sequence ATGGGGGAGAAGGTCGTCGCGAGCCAGGCCGATCTGGCGGACCGGCAGCTGTACCGGCGGAAGCTGCGACAGTGCCTGGAGGCGCTGGAGCAGATGTTGACGGAGCGGAGGTTCGACCGGCCCAGGGCCCGACTGGGGTTGGAGATCGAGCTCAACCTGGCGGACGAGTCCGGTCGGCCGGTCATGATCAACGAGCAGGTGCTGGACTCCATCGCGAGCGATGACTTCCAGAGCGAGCTGGGACGATTCAACATCGAGGTCAACATCGCCCCGCACCGGCTGGGCGGCCGGGTCTTCGAGGAACTGCGCGAGGAGATCGACACCGGCCTCCGCTACGCCGACCGCAAGGCCGCCGAGGTCGGCGCCCGGATCGTCCCGGTGGGCATCCTGCCGACCCTGGCCGGCGACCACGCGGTGCTGGACAACATCTCCAGCGGCGACCGCTACCAACTGCTCAACGAGCGCATCCTGGCTGCGCGCGGCGAGGACATCATGCTCGACATCGAGGGCGTCGAGCGCCTCCAGGTGGACACCGTCTCGATCGTCGCCGAGGCAGCCTGCACCTCGCTGCAACTGCACCTCCAGGTCACGCCCGACCGCTTCGCGAGCGTGTGGAACGCCGCGCAGGCGCTGGCCGGCCCGCAGGTGGCGGTGGGTGCCAACTCCCCGTTCCTGTTCGGTCGGGAGCTGTGGCGCGAGACACGGCCGGTTTTATTCGAACAGGCTTGCGATACGCGCTCGGCGGAGCTGAAGGCGCAGGGCGTCCGGCCCATCACCTGGTTCGGCGAGCGCTGGATCGACTCGGTCCTGGAGCTGTTCGCCGAGAACGGCCGCTACTTCCCCTCGCTGCTGCCGATCTGCGACGACGAGGACCCGCTGAAGGTGCTGGCGAGCGGCGGGATCCCGCTGCTGCGGGAGATGCGGCTGCACAACGGGACCATCTACCGCTGGAACCGCCCGGTCTACGACGTCGCCGAAGGGGTGCCGCACCTGCGGGTCGAGAACCGGGCGCTGCCGGCCGGGCCGACCGTGGTCGACACCCTGGCCAACGCCGCCTTCTACTACGGCCTGGTCCGGGCCCTCGCCGACCAGGCCCGTCCGGTGTGGTCCCGGCTGCCGTTCGAGCTCGCGGCCGAGAACTTCCGCCTCGCCGCCCGGTACGGGCTGGACGCGGAGCAGTGGTGGCCGCGCGCCGGACGCTTCGGCTCGCGCGGGCCCGGCGTCCGCGGCGGCGGCGGGGTGACCCGGGTCCCGGTCCGCGAGCTGGTGCTGGAGGAACTGCTGCCGCTCGCCCGGCACGGGCTGGACGCCTGGGGGGTGGACCCCTTCGACCGGGACCGCTACCTGGGGATCATCGAGCAGCGCTGCGTCCGCAACATGAACGGAGCGGCGTGGCAGAGCGCCGAGTTCCACCACGGCCGCGACCGGCTCGGTCTCGACCGGACACCGGCGCTGGCCGCGATGACCCGGCGCTACATGGAGCTGGTCCGCACCGGGGAGCCGGTGCACAGCTGGCCGGTCGGCTGA
- a CDS encoding DUF5999 family protein, which produces MCQHRPVCPSADSPDREAAVVVASHPEQGWSLLCNGVLQFEDTGEILPDGRVIAPHRALAEVA; this is translated from the coding sequence ATGTGCCAGCACCGTCCCGTCTGCCCGTCGGCCGACTCCCCGGACCGTGAGGCCGCCGTCGTCGTCGCCAGCCACCCCGAGCAGGGCTGGAGCCTGCTCTGCAACGGGGTCCTGCAGTTCGAGGACACCGGCGAGATCCTTCCCGACGGCCGCGTGATCGCCCCGCACCGGGCCCTCGCCGAAGTCGCCTGA
- the gcvP gene encoding aminomethyl-transferring glycine dehydrogenase, with amino-acid sequence MTSPLTSPLTSPLAGLEQSSPFENRHIGPDADAQAKMLASVGYSTLDELTAAAVPAAIRSLEALDLPSARSEAEVLAELRTLADRNQVLRPMIGLGYYGTFTPPVILRNVLENPSWYTAYTPYQPEISQGRLEALINFQTVVSDLTGLPTSGASLLDEGTAAAEAVSLARRMGKVKGGVFVIDADTLPQTAAVIHTRAVPQGIETVVADLSEGIPAELVERGVFGVLLQYPGASGVVRDLKPLIDQAHGLGAVVAVAADLLALTLLTSPGELGADIAVGTTQRFGVPMGFGGPHAGYMAVRTEYARSLPGRLVGVSVDADGNRAYRLALQTREQHIRREKATSNICTAQVLLAVMASMYAVYHGPDGLTAIAARTHRYAATLAEGLRAGGTEIVHDSFFDTVTARVPGRAAEVVEAARQGGVNLRLVDADLVSAACDETTTRADLAAVWAAFGVPAVADVDRLAEAAGLRLPEALLRSDEFLTHPVFHTHRSETGMLRYLRSLSDKDYALDRGMIPLGSCTMKLNATTEMESITWPEFAQVHPFAPVEQAEGYLTLIHELEQRLAEVTGYDKVSLQPNAGSQGELAGLLAVRAYHQANGDTERTVCLIPSSAHGTNAASAVMAGMRVVVVKTLADGDVDVEDLHAKIEQYRDQLSVLMVTYPSTHGVFEENIGDICAAVHEAGGQVYVDGANLNAMVGLAKPGHFGGDVSHLNLHKTFCIPHGGGGPGVGPVAVRAHLAPYLPNHPLQPTAGPETGVGPISAAPWGSAAILPISWSYVRLMGGEGLKHATQVAVLSANYIAKRLAPYFPVLYTGPAGLVAHECIIDVRPLAKTAGVSVDDVAKRLIDYGFHAPTMSFPVAGTLMIEPTESEDLGEIDRFCEAMIAIRGEIDRVGAGEWPADDNPLHHAPHTAALLAGEWEHPYSRQEAVFPAGVNPAAKYWPPVRRIDGAFGDRNLVCSCPPLESYGE; translated from the coding sequence ATGACGTCACCCCTGACCTCACCCCTGACTTCACCCCTCGCCGGACTCGAGCAGTCCAGTCCCTTCGAGAACCGGCACATCGGCCCCGACGCCGACGCCCAGGCCAAGATGCTGGCGAGCGTGGGCTACTCCACGCTCGACGAGCTCACCGCCGCCGCCGTGCCGGCCGCGATCCGCAGCCTGGAGGCGCTGGACCTGCCCTCCGCCCGCTCCGAGGCCGAGGTGCTGGCCGAGCTGCGCACCCTCGCCGACCGCAACCAGGTGCTGCGCCCGATGATCGGCCTGGGCTACTACGGCACCTTCACCCCGCCGGTGATCCTCCGCAACGTGCTGGAGAACCCCTCCTGGTACACCGCGTACACCCCCTACCAGCCGGAGATCTCCCAGGGCCGGCTGGAGGCGCTGATCAACTTCCAGACGGTGGTCTCCGACCTCACCGGGCTGCCCACCTCCGGCGCCTCGCTGCTGGACGAGGGCACCGCCGCCGCCGAGGCGGTCTCGCTGGCCCGCCGGATGGGCAAGGTCAAGGGCGGCGTCTTCGTCATCGACGCCGACACCCTGCCGCAGACCGCGGCCGTGATCCACACCCGCGCCGTGCCGCAGGGCATCGAGACCGTGGTCGCCGACCTCTCCGAGGGCATCCCGGCCGAGCTGGTCGAGCGCGGCGTCTTCGGCGTGCTGCTGCAGTACCCCGGCGCCTCCGGCGTCGTCCGCGACCTCAAGCCGCTGATCGACCAGGCGCACGGCCTGGGCGCGGTCGTCGCCGTCGCCGCCGACCTGCTCGCGCTCACCCTGCTCACCTCGCCCGGCGAGCTGGGCGCGGACATCGCGGTCGGCACCACCCAGCGCTTCGGCGTCCCGATGGGCTTCGGCGGACCGCACGCCGGCTACATGGCGGTCCGCACCGAGTACGCCCGCAGCCTGCCCGGCCGACTGGTCGGCGTCTCCGTCGACGCCGACGGCAACCGCGCCTACCGGCTCGCCCTGCAGACCCGCGAGCAGCACATCCGCCGCGAGAAGGCCACCAGCAACATCTGCACCGCGCAGGTGCTGCTCGCGGTGATGGCGTCGATGTACGCCGTCTACCACGGCCCGGACGGCCTGACCGCGATCGCCGCCCGCACCCACCGCTACGCCGCGACGCTGGCCGAGGGCCTGCGGGCGGGCGGCACCGAGATCGTCCACGACTCCTTCTTCGACACCGTGACCGCCCGGGTCCCGGGCCGGGCCGCCGAGGTCGTCGAGGCCGCCCGCCAGGGCGGGGTCAACCTGCGGCTGGTCGACGCCGACCTGGTCTCCGCCGCCTGCGACGAGACCACCACCCGCGCCGACCTGGCCGCCGTCTGGGCCGCCTTCGGCGTCCCGGCCGTCGCCGACGTCGACCGCCTGGCCGAGGCGGCCGGGCTCCGGCTGCCGGAGGCGCTGCTCCGCAGCGACGAGTTCCTCACCCACCCGGTGTTCCACACCCACCGCTCCGAGACCGGGATGCTGCGCTACCTGCGCAGCCTCTCCGACAAGGACTACGCGCTGGACCGGGGCATGATCCCGCTGGGCTCCTGCACCATGAAGCTGAACGCGACCACGGAGATGGAGTCCATCACCTGGCCCGAGTTCGCCCAGGTCCACCCCTTCGCCCCGGTGGAGCAGGCCGAGGGCTACCTCACGCTGATCCACGAGCTGGAGCAGCGGCTGGCCGAGGTCACCGGCTACGACAAGGTCAGCCTCCAGCCCAACGCCGGCTCCCAGGGCGAGCTGGCCGGCCTGCTCGCGGTCCGCGCCTACCACCAGGCCAACGGCGACACCGAGCGGACCGTCTGCCTGATCCCCTCCTCCGCGCACGGCACCAACGCCGCCAGCGCGGTCATGGCCGGGATGCGGGTGGTGGTCGTGAAGACCCTCGCCGACGGCGACGTGGACGTCGAGGACCTGCACGCCAAGATCGAGCAGTACCGCGACCAGCTGTCGGTGCTGATGGTCACCTACCCCTCCACCCACGGCGTGTTCGAGGAGAACATCGGCGACATCTGCGCCGCCGTGCACGAGGCCGGCGGCCAGGTCTACGTCGACGGCGCCAACCTGAACGCCATGGTCGGGCTGGCCAAGCCGGGCCACTTCGGCGGCGACGTCTCGCACCTCAACCTGCACAAGACCTTCTGCATCCCGCACGGCGGCGGCGGCCCCGGCGTCGGCCCGGTCGCGGTGCGCGCGCACCTCGCGCCCTACCTGCCGAACCACCCGCTGCAGCCGACGGCCGGCCCGGAGACCGGGGTCGGTCCGATCTCTGCCGCGCCCTGGGGCTCGGCGGCGATCCTGCCGATCTCCTGGTCCTACGTCCGGCTGATGGGCGGCGAGGGCCTGAAGCACGCCACCCAGGTCGCGGTGCTCAGCGCCAACTACATCGCCAAGCGGCTCGCGCCGTACTTCCCGGTGCTCTACACCGGGCCGGCCGGGCTGGTCGCGCACGAGTGCATCATCGACGTCCGGCCGCTGGCCAAGACGGCCGGCGTGAGCGTCGACGACGTCGCCAAGCGCCTGATCGACTACGGCTTCCACGCGCCGACGATGTCGTTCCCGGTCGCCGGGACGCTGATGATCGAGCCGACCGAGAGCGAGGACCTCGGCGAGATCGACCGCTTCTGCGAGGCGATGATCGCGATCCGCGGCGAGATCGACCGGGTCGGCGCGGGCGAGTGGCCGGCCGACGACAACCCGCTGCACCACGCCCCGCACACGGCCGCGCTGCTCGCGGGCGAGTGGGAGCACCCGTACTCCCGCCAGGAGGCGGTCTTCCCGGCCGGGGTCAACCCGGCGGCGAAGTACTGGCCGCCGGTGCGCCGGATCGACGGCGCCTTCGGCGACCGCAACCTGGTCTGCTCCTGCCCGCCGCTGGAGTCCTACGGGGAGTGA
- a CDS encoding PRC and DUF2382 domain-containing protein codes for MQTEIDPRDLIGHKAVDRNGDKIGTIDEVYLDDATGEPEWAAVRTGLFGRDAFVPLTTSEFVSDELRVPYEKSQVKDSPDFGAGQHLSPAQELQLYRYYGLELPAGDARGNGSGSGSGSGSGNGSGTGTGTGTGANTGTGTAAAAPAAGAGAAVPAAAVTAAAAATAAASAGSKPAPAPTAESTQPMPVVDAPPATPSSRTAAFMTSPQPAQQLQPPQAQPLQAQPLPTAQAQPRVQTPPTPPVTITRPVPDPLTDPLPGQATGTTAAGTSVPEPIEFVCREERLDITTEWSVLGHARLRKYVTTEQVERRVPVIRERIRVERVPVGADEREQLTDQEISESTEEVTLHEERVVVRKAVVPVERIRLVTERFTEEQIVRDELHREHIQVQDSTRLAGPTAVPGNGGPGMGGPGVGGPGVGGAPQQAPGSAPGAAPGSAPAGRPEPFPRSGDTGHAIGA; via the coding sequence GTGCAGACCGAGATCGACCCCAGGGACCTGATCGGCCACAAGGCAGTGGACCGCAACGGCGACAAGATCGGAACCATCGACGAGGTGTACCTCGACGACGCCACCGGCGAGCCGGAGTGGGCCGCCGTCCGGACCGGCCTCTTCGGCCGCGACGCCTTCGTGCCGCTGACCACCAGTGAGTTCGTCAGCGACGAGCTGCGGGTGCCCTACGAGAAGTCACAGGTCAAGGACTCCCCCGACTTCGGCGCGGGCCAGCACCTGTCGCCCGCCCAGGAACTCCAGCTCTACCGCTACTACGGTCTGGAGCTGCCGGCCGGGGACGCCCGCGGCAACGGCTCCGGCTCCGGCTCCGGCTCCGGCTCCGGCAACGGCTCCGGCACGGGAACCGGCACGGGAACCGGCGCCAACACGGGCACCGGCACCGCCGCCGCAGCGCCCGCGGCCGGCGCCGGGGCCGCCGTACCGGCCGCCGCCGTGACCGCTGCCGCCGCTGCCACCGCGGCCGCCTCCGCCGGGTCGAAGCCCGCGCCCGCGCCGACCGCGGAGTCCACCCAGCCGATGCCGGTGGTCGACGCTCCCCCCGCCACTCCGAGCAGCAGGACGGCCGCCTTCATGACCAGCCCCCAGCCCGCGCAGCAGCTGCAGCCGCCGCAGGCCCAGCCGCTCCAGGCCCAGCCGCTGCCGACCGCGCAGGCGCAGCCCCGGGTGCAGACCCCGCCGACGCCGCCGGTGACGATCACCCGGCCGGTCCCGGACCCGCTGACCGACCCGCTGCCCGGCCAGGCCACCGGCACCACCGCGGCCGGGACCTCGGTCCCGGAGCCGATCGAGTTCGTCTGCCGCGAGGAGCGGCTGGACATCACGACCGAGTGGAGCGTGCTGGGCCACGCCCGGCTGCGGAAGTACGTCACCACCGAGCAGGTCGAACGCCGGGTCCCGGTGATCCGTGAGCGGATCCGGGTCGAGCGGGTGCCGGTCGGCGCCGACGAGCGGGAGCAGCTGACGGACCAGGAGATCTCCGAGAGCACCGAGGAGGTCACCCTGCACGAGGAGCGCGTCGTCGTCCGCAAGGCGGTGGTGCCGGTCGAGCGGATCCGCCTGGTGACCGAGCGCTTCACCGAGGAGCAGATCGTCCGGGACGAGCTGCACCGCGAGCACATCCAGGTGCAGGACAGCACCCGGCTGGCCGGGCCGACCGCGGTGCCCGGCAATGGCGGGCCCGGCATGGGCGGCCCCGGCGTGGGAGGCCCCGGTGTCGGCGGCGCCCCGCAGCAGGCCCCGGGCAGTGCTCCGGGCGCCGCTCCCGGCAGCGCCCCGGCCGGCCGGCCCGAGCCGTTCCCGCGCTCCGGAGACACCGGCCACGCGATCGGCGCCTGA
- a CDS encoding SanA/YdcF family protein, translating to MRVRLRALAERLRIPAERLRLRARALPGRVRSGLRTRRGQRRAFQLVAALAVLTMLPPTWLYLSTAGQLRTVADAPSEPVVVVFGAGLDDGVPSAYLAARLDTALQLYHLGKAKAFLVTGDNDRISYDEPDAMRTYLLQHGVPADRIVRDYAGFHTWDSCDRAAKIFGVRSALLVSQGFHVRRAVALCRSVGIQAYGVGVDEPHDATWYYGGVRELPAAGEALIDVLFHPDPTFLGPQVTALARWQ from the coding sequence ATGCGAGTACGGCTGCGGGCGCTGGCGGAGCGGCTGCGAATACCGGCGGAGCGGCTGCGGCTGCGGGCGAGGGCGCTGCCGGGGCGGGTGCGGAGCGGGCTGCGGACCCGGCGCGGGCAGCGGCGGGCGTTCCAACTCGTGGCGGCCCTGGCGGTGCTGACGATGCTGCCGCCCACCTGGCTGTACCTGTCGACGGCCGGACAGCTGCGCACCGTGGCCGACGCGCCGTCCGAGCCGGTGGTGGTGGTCTTCGGGGCCGGCCTCGACGACGGCGTGCCCAGCGCGTACCTGGCCGCGCGGCTCGACACCGCGCTGCAGCTCTACCACCTGGGGAAGGCCAAGGCGTTCCTGGTCACCGGCGACAACGACCGGATCAGCTACGACGAGCCCGACGCCATGCGGACCTACCTGCTGCAGCACGGCGTACCGGCGGACCGGATCGTCCGCGACTACGCCGGCTTCCACACCTGGGACTCCTGCGACCGGGCCGCCAAGATCTTCGGGGTGCGCAGCGCGCTGCTGGTCAGCCAGGGCTTCCATGTCCGCCGGGCGGTCGCGCTCTGCCGCTCGGTCGGCATCCAGGCCTACGGCGTCGGCGTGGACGAGCCGCACGACGCCACCTGGTACTACGGCGGTGTCCGCGAACTGCCGGCGGCCGGGGAGGCGTTGATCGACGTGCTGTTCCACCCGGACCCGACCTTCCTCGGCCCGCAGGTGACCGCCCTGGCGCGCTGGCAGTAG
- a CDS encoding MerR family transcriptional regulator, which produces MSSTGDRTAAGGSCPIHSPARLPRGGWESVAVMSQPVAIARTVPQQSAPPFPQPRTGHVPAQPSAPNTPEPMSPLLGYRGPAACAAAGITYRQLDYWARTGLVEPSVRAPQGSGSLRLYSFRDVLVLKVVKRLLDAGVSLQSIRTAVGELASCESVDLPGTTLMSDGATVYQCTSPHQVVELLEGGRGVFGIALGAACRELETALGALHAERTDTGETLAGYDPGDELARRRNRAG; this is translated from the coding sequence GTGAGCAGCACCGGCGACAGAACAGCCGCGGGTGGCTCCTGTCCGATCCATTCCCCGGCGCGGCTGCCACGCGGCGGCTGGGAGTCGGTGGCGGTCATGTCGCAGCCGGTGGCGATCGCCAGGACAGTGCCCCAGCAGTCGGCCCCGCCCTTCCCCCAGCCGAGGACCGGCCACGTCCCGGCGCAGCCCTCGGCCCCGAACACGCCCGAACCCATGTCCCCCCTGCTGGGCTACCGGGGTCCGGCCGCCTGTGCGGCCGCCGGGATCACCTACCGGCAGCTCGACTACTGGGCCCGGACCGGGCTGGTCGAGCCCAGCGTCCGGGCGCCCCAGGGCTCGGGCAGCCTCCGGCTCTACTCCTTCCGTGACGTCCTGGTGCTGAAGGTGGTCAAGCGGCTGCTCGACGCCGGGGTGTCGCTGCAGAGCATCCGGACCGCGGTCGGCGAGCTCGCCTCCTGCGAGTCGGTCGACCTGCCCGGAACCACGCTGATGAGCGACGGCGCCACGGTCTACCAGTGCACCTCGCCGCACCAGGTGGTGGAGCTGCTGGAGGGCGGCCGGGGGGTCTTCGGCATCGCCCTCGGCGCGGCCTGCCGCGAGCTGGAGACCGCGCTGGGCGCCCTCCACGCCGAACGCACCGACACCGGGGAGACCCTGGCCGGGTACGACCCGGGCGACGAGCTCGCGAGACGCCGCAACCGCGCCGGGTGA
- a CDS encoding bifunctional nuclease family protein, which yields MNELDVVGVRVEMPSNQPIVLLREVGGDRYLPIWIGPGEATAIAFAQQGMTPVRPLTHDLFRNVLEAVGQQLTEVRITDLREGIFYAELVFASGVEVSARPSDAIALALRTGTPIYGSDGVLDEAGIAIPDEQEDEVERFREFLDQISPEDFGSSSQ from the coding sequence GTGAACGAGCTAGACGTTGTGGGTGTCCGGGTGGAGATGCCCTCCAACCAGCCAATCGTCCTCCTGCGTGAGGTGGGCGGTGACCGCTACCTCCCGATCTGGATCGGTCCGGGGGAGGCTACGGCGATCGCCTTCGCCCAGCAGGGGATGACCCCTGTCCGGCCGCTCACGCACGACCTCTTCCGGAACGTCCTGGAGGCGGTCGGGCAGCAGCTCACGGAGGTGCGGATCACCGACCTCCGTGAGGGCATCTTCTATGCCGAACTGGTGTTCGCCAGCGGGGTCGAGGTCAGCGCCCGCCCCTCGGACGCCATAGCGCTGGCGCTCCGGACCGGCACGCCGATCTACGGCAGCGACGGGGTCCTGGACGAGGCGGGGATCGCCATCCCCGACGAGCAGGAGGACGAGGTCGAACGGTTCCGGGAGTTCCTGGACCAGATCTCGCCGGAGGACTTCGGCAGCAGCAGCCAGTAG
- the ftsR gene encoding transcriptional regulator FtsR: protein MRTQSGRQLLSIGAVLDVLRAEFPEVTISKIRFLEAERLVEPQRTPSGYRKFTGEDVERLAQVLRLQRDHYLPLRVIREHLDALAAGEAPPALPGPASEPYALEAAASPAGDPAGPSNGYSAEAEAVTDELAAASGAVPGPRLGRAELLAAAGIGEQQLADWESYGLLAAAPDGGFDPEMLQVARLVSELGRFGLEPRHLRAVKAAADREVGLVEQVVAPLRRHRNPQTRAHAAAMARELATLSVRLHAALVQAGLRARVGG from the coding sequence GTGCGAACGCAGTCAGGCAGGCAGTTGCTGAGCATCGGGGCGGTGCTCGACGTACTGCGTGCGGAGTTCCCCGAGGTCACCATCTCCAAGATCCGCTTCCTGGAGGCGGAGCGGCTGGTCGAGCCGCAGCGCACGCCCTCGGGGTACCGCAAGTTCACCGGTGAGGACGTGGAGCGGCTCGCCCAGGTGCTCCGCCTCCAGCGCGACCACTACCTGCCGCTGCGGGTGATCCGGGAGCACCTGGACGCCCTGGCGGCCGGCGAGGCGCCCCCGGCGCTGCCCGGGCCCGCGAGCGAGCCGTACGCCCTGGAGGCGGCTGCGTCGCCGGCCGGGGACCCGGCCGGTCCCTCGAACGGTTACTCCGCCGAGGCCGAGGCGGTCACCGACGAGCTGGCCGCGGCCTCCGGCGCGGTGCCCGGGCCGCGGCTGGGCCGGGCGGAACTGCTGGCGGCGGCCGGGATCGGCGAGCAGCAGCTGGCCGACTGGGAGTCCTACGGGCTGCTGGCCGCAGCCCCGGACGGCGGTTTCGACCCGGAGATGCTCCAGGTGGCCCGGCTGGTGTCGGAGCTGGGCCGGTTCGGTCTGGAGCCCCGGCACCTGCGGGCGGTGAAGGCCGCGGCCGACCGCGAGGTGGGGCTGGTGGAGCAGGTGGTGGCGCCGCTGCGGCGGCACCGCAACCCCCAGACCAGAGCCCATGCGGCGGCGATGGCGCGGGAGCTGGCGACGCTCTCGGTGCGGCTGCACGCGGCGCTGGTGCAGGCCGGACTGCGGGCCCGGGTCGGCGGCTGA
- a CDS encoding FHA domain-containing protein, whose amino-acid sequence MAVCSRCGSSNPEAARFCSYCGAPLRARGGAERPSEQTSTISISGLEAYEPEVSPNVSPTISPEAQAAVDALPPGSALLVVRRGPNSGSRFLLDTEVTTAGRHPESDIFLDDITVSRRHVEFRRNPAGFTVADVGSLNGTYVNRERIDEVPLSTGDEVQIGKYRVVFFESRRGY is encoded by the coding sequence ATGGCAGTGTGCAGCCGGTGCGGCAGCAGCAATCCGGAGGCGGCCCGCTTCTGCTCGTACTGCGGAGCCCCGCTGCGGGCCCGCGGCGGCGCGGAGCGGCCCTCGGAGCAGACGTCGACCATCTCGATCTCCGGCCTGGAGGCCTACGAGCCCGAGGTGTCGCCCAACGTCTCGCCGACCATCTCGCCCGAGGCCCAGGCCGCGGTGGACGCCCTGCCCCCCGGCTCGGCGCTGCTGGTGGTCCGGCGCGGCCCGAACTCGGGCAGCCGGTTCCTGCTGGACACCGAAGTGACCACGGCCGGACGCCACCCCGAGAGCGACATCTTTCTGGACGACATCACCGTGTCGCGTCGGCATGTCGAGTTCCGTCGCAACCCTGCGGGGTTCACTGTGGCGGATGTCGGCAGTCTCAACGGGACGTACGTCAACCGGGAGCGCATCGACGAGGTGCCCCTGAGCACCGGCGACGAGGTCCAGATCGGAAAGTACCGCGTGGTGTTCTTCGAGAGCCGCCGCGGCTACTGA